One Vigna unguiculata cultivar IT97K-499-35 chromosome 11, ASM411807v1, whole genome shotgun sequence DNA window includes the following coding sequences:
- the LOC114168522 gene encoding beta-glucosidase 13-like, with protein sequence MWLKVVLLLATLSLFHSAASLNRSSFPSDFFFGTASSAYQYEGAAREGGKGPSIWDTFTHNHPDRIADHSNGDVAIDSYHRYKGDVAMMKDIGFNAYRFSISWPRILPRGNLQGGVNREGIAYYNNLINDLIANGQQPFITLFHSDFPQALEDEYGGFLNPKIVQDFADYAEVCFREFGDRVKHWITLNEPVLYSTQGYGDGGSPPNRCSKWFANCTAGDSTTEPYVVTHHLILSHAAAVKVYREKFQVSQKGQIGVTLNSAWVLPLSQSKEDREAAYRGLAFMYDWFMEPLYSGAYPAIMVKNVGGRLPKFTRSEYLMVKGSFDFIGLNYYTSAYATSAPCPRERPTAFTDACVTLTSRRNGVLIGPKAASDWLYVYPPGIQGLLEYTKEKFNNPVIYITENGIDEVNDGKMVLNDRARIDYYSHHLVYLHKAIRNGVRVKGYFAWSLLDNFEWRAGYSLRFGLVYVDYKNGLKRYRKRSALWFKIFLHQ encoded by the exons ATGTGGCTTAAGGTTGTTCTTCTCCTTGCAACGCTTTCTCTTTTTCACTCTGCAGCTTCTCTTAATCGGAGCAGTTTTCCCTCAGATTTCTTCTTTGGAACAGCTTCTTCAGCTTACCAG TATGAAGGTGCTGCACGTGAAGGTGGCAAAGGCCCTAGTATATGGGACACTTTCACTCATAACCACCCAG ATAGAATAGCAGACCACAGTAATGGAGATGTTGCCATTGATTCATACCACCGCTACAAG ggtGATGTTGCTATGATGAAGGATATTGGATTCAATGCCTACAGGTTCTCCATCTCTTGGCCAAGAATACTACCCC GTGGAAACTTGCAGGGAGGAGTTAACCGCGAAGGCATTGCATATTACAACAATCTCATAAATGATCTGATAGCAAATG GACAACAACCTTTTATAACTCTATTTCACTCTGATTTCCCTCAAGCTCTTGAAGATGAATATGGTGGTTTTCTGAATCCCAAAATTGT TCAGGATTTTGCAGATTATGCAGAAGTATGCTTCAGGGAATTTGGTGACAGGGTTAAACACTGGATTACATTAAATGAACCAGTTCTATATAGCACTCAAGGTTATGGAGATGGTGGATCCCCACCCAATAGATGCTCCAAGTGGTTTGCTAACTGCACGGCCGGTGATTCTACCACTGAGCCCTATGTGGTTACACACCACCTCATTCTTTCTCATGCTGCAGCTGTAAAAGTTTACAGGGAGAAGTTCCAG GTTTCTCAGAAGGGTCAAATTGGGGTAACATTGAATTCTGCCTGGGTTCTGCCACTTTCTCAATCAAAAGAGGACAGAGAAGCTGCATATCGAGGTCTTGCTTTTATGTATGACTG GTTCATGGAACCACTTTACTCCGGCGCATATCCGGCgataatggtaaaaaatgtTGGAGGACGTTTGCCAAAGTTTACCAGAAGTGAATATTTGATGGTTAAAGGGTCCTTTGATTTCATAGGGTTAAATTATTACACTTCAGCTTATGCAACTAGTGCTCCATGCCCACGTGAAAGACCAACTGCTTTCACAGATGCTTGTGTTACACTTACCT CTCGAAGAAATGGAGTTCTCATTGGTCCAAAG GCAGCCTCGGACTGGCTCTACGTCTATCCACCAGGAATTCAAGGTCTACTAGAATACACCAAGGAGAAATTCAACAACCCTGTTATTTACATAAcagaaaatg GAATTGATGAGGTTAATGATGGAAAAATGGTACTTAATGACAGAGCAAGGATAGATTACTACAGCCACCACCTTGTGTATCTTCATAAAGCCATAAG GAATGGAGTGAGGGTGAAGGGATACTTTGCATGGTCATTGTTGGACAATTTTGAATGGCGTGCTGGCTACAGTCTTCGGTTTGGACTGGTTTATGTGGATTACAAGAATGGACTCAAAAGATACCGTAAAAGATCAGCTTTGTGGTTCAAAATATTTCTTCACCAATGA
- the LOC114168971 gene encoding G-type lectin S-receptor-like serine/threonine-protein kinase LECRK3, producing the protein MLFDESKFKGWLRATMASLTFPYSYVVLLTVLLFLSSLFSAATSSNCGDSSVNLTSSLNTNDSSTTWNSPSGHFTFGFQTVVYDNKEFMYVLGVWFAKDPNKTMVWYAKPENEKSHLFPLGSTVNVTDKGIVVYDPKGRDMLWQRPENNTVALVSCASVLDSGSFELVGEDGKKVWESFEEPTDTILPGQNLSRPRSFRARQSDASFDDGNFELSWQGDSNLVLYYYPKSSNDDGERAESPTHEAYWATGTVGTESQLFFDEFGHMYIKNDTGTVLSDITNGGSDEFFYMARIDPDGVFRLYRHPKDENKGVANSCSARWWSVEQKHPDDICLSFTKQTGNVICGFNSYCVSIGDRTNCECPEHYSPFEHDNLIGCRPDFPLPSCNRDGWEQNKDLVDFNEYTNLDWPLSDYDRLIETGMNKSLCRQRCLEDCFCAVAIYGEGSCWKKKYPLSNGRKHGNVTRIALVKVPKTDLNNGGKEQTTLVLVVSILLGSSVFINVVLLVALFAAFFIFYHKRLLNSENLSVGTVSHFTYKELEEATTGFKQMLGRGAFGKVYKGVLRSRSNTSRYVAVKRLDKVVQEGEKEFKTEVSVIGQTHHRNLVRLFGYCDEGEHRLLVYEYMSNGSLAGFVFGISRPHWNQRVQIALGIARGLTYLHEECSTQIIHCDIKPQNILLDEFFTPRIGDFGLAKLLLAEQSKAARTGLRGTIGYFAPEWFRKATITTKIDVYSFGVVLLEIICCKSSVGFALESEEEALIDWAYRCYSQGKVGKMVENDEEAENDVKRVEKHVMVAIWCIQEDPSLRPSMKKVTQMLEGVTPVSVPPCPSIFTSSSF; encoded by the exons atgttgttCGATGAATCAAAATTCAAAGGTTGGTTGAGAGCTACGATGGCTTCTCTAACTTTTCCTTATTCGTACGTTGTTCTGCTAACCGTTCTCCTCTTTCTCTCATCTTTGTTCAGTGCCGCTACTTCTTCAAACTGTGGTGATTCTAGTGTGAACTTAACCTCCTCTCTGAACACCAATGATTCATCAACGACATGGAATTCACCTTCTGGTCACTTTACCTTTGGTTTCCAAACAGTTGTATACGACAACAAGGAGTTCATGTACGTGCTCGGAGTTTGGTTTGCCAAAGACCCCAACAAAACCATGGTATGGTATGCAAAGCCAGAAAACGAAAAATCTCATCTTTTTCCATTAGGGTCAACGGTGAATGTCACAGACAAAGGAATTGTAGTGTATGATCCAAAGGGTCGTGACATGTTGTGGCAACGTCCAGAAAACAACACTGTTGCTTTGGTATCGTGTGCTTCTGTGCTGGACAGTGGAAGTTTTGAGCTTGTGGGTGAGGATGGGAAGAAGGTTTGGGAGAGCTTTGAGGAACCCACAGACACTATTTTGCCTGGTCAGAATCTGTCTAGGCCTAGAAGCTTCAGAGCACGCCAATCTGATGCGAGTTTTGATGATGGGAACTTTGAACTCAGTTGGCAGGGTGATAGCAACTTGGTTCTTTACTATTATCCAAAATCAAGCAACGATGATGGTGAAAGAGCTGAGTCTCCAACACACGAGGCTTATTGGGCCACTGGAACTGTCGGAACTGAATCACAGCTTTTCTTTGACGAGTTTGGACACATGTACATAAAAAATGACACGGGCACGGTGCTCAGTGATATCACAAATGGTGGATCTGATGAGTTCTTTTACATGGCGAGAATTGACCCTGATGGGGTTTTCAGACTATATCGCCACCCAAAAG ATGAGAACAAAGGTGTTGCTAATAGCTGCAGTGCAAGGTGGTGGAGTGTGGAGCAAAAGCATCCAGATGATATTTGCCTTTCCTTCACGAAGCAAACTGGGAATGTTATCTGTGGTTTTAACAGCTACTGTGTTAGCATCGGTGACAGGACCAATTGTGAGTGCCCAGAACATTATTCTCCTTTCGAACATGACAATCTCATAGGTTGTAGACCAGATTTTCCACTGCCCAGTTGCAACAGAGACGGGTGGGAGCAGAATAAGGATCTTGTAGATTTCAACGAGTACACCAATCTGGACTGGCCTCTCTCGGATTATGACAGATTAATAGAAACTGGAATGAACAAGAGTTTGTGCAGACAAAGGTGCCTTGAAGATTGCTTTTGTGCTGTGGCCATATACGGAGAAGGAAGTTGTTGGAAGAAGAAGTATCCTCTGAGCAATGGAAGAAAACATGGTAATGTGACTAGAATAGCTCTTGTCAAGGTGCCTAAAACAGATTTAAACAACGGTGGAAAAGAACAGACCACACTTGTTCTTGTCGTGTCAATACTCCTAGGAAGCTCAGTGTTCATCAATGTTGTCCTACTTGTTGCTTTGTTTGctgcttttttcattttctaccACAAGAGGCTTTTGAACAGTGAAAACCTATCAGTTGGTACGGTGAGTCACTTCACCTACAAGGAGCTCGAAGAAGCAACCACAGGGTTCAAACAAATGCTGGGTCGAGGTGCTTTTGGGAAAGTTTATAAAGGGGTGTTGAGATCAAGATCAAACACGAGTAGGTACGTTGCAGTGAAGAGGCTTGACAAGGTTGTGCAAGAAGGTGAGAAGGAGTTCAAAACAGAAGTGAGTGTGATTGGACAAACACACCACAGAAACTTGGTTCGTCTGTTTGGTTATTGTGATGAAGGGGAGCATCGTCTTCTGGTGTACGAGTACATGAGCAATGGTTCATTGGCTGGTTTTGTGTTTGGGATCTCAAGGCCTCATTGGAACCAAAGAGTGCAAATTGCTCTGGGGATTGCAAGAGGGCTAACATATTTGCATGAAGAGTGCAGCACTCAGATAATTCACTGTGACATAAAGCCTCAGAATATACTCTTGGATGAGTTTTTCACTCCAAGGATTGGTGATTTTGGGTTGGCGAAGTTGTTGCTGGCCGAGCAAAGTAAAGCTGCTAGAACTGGTTTGAGAGGGACAATTGGTTACTTTGCACCAGAATGGTTTAGGAAAGCTACGATCACAACGAAAATAGATGTTTACAGCTTTGGAGTGGTGCTGTTGGAGATCATATGTTGCAAGTCAAGTGTTGGTTTTGCGTTGGAGAGTGAAGAAGAGGCACTCATAGATTGGGCTTATCGGTGTTATAGCCAAGGGAAGGTGGGTAAAATGGTGGAGAATGATGAGGAGGCTGAGAATGATGTGAAGAGAGTGGAGAAGCATGTGATGGTAGCAATTTGGTGCATTCAAGAGGATCCTTCACTGAGACCTTCCATGAAAAAGGTTACACAGATGCTTGAGGGTGTTACACCAGTTTCTGTGCCCCCTTGCCCTTCTATCTtcacttcatcttctttttaa
- the LOC114170044 gene encoding glutamate-rich WD repeat-containing protein 1-like, which yields MTRGIKHRKKAKSKNKGSKKESGSSSSLVPQIPAKVWQPGVDKLEEGEELQCDPSAYNSLHAFHIGWPCLSFDILHDSLGLVRTEFPHTVYFMAGTQAEKPSWNSIGIFKVSNISGKRREPVPKVETDDSEMDEDSDSDADREDEDEGVVQGPSLQLRKVAHQGCINRIRSMPQNPHICAAWADTGHVQVWDLGSHLNALAETETEGVQGVAAVFNQDPLHKFKHKDEGYAIDWSPLVSGRLVSGDCDNSIYLWEPTSAGTWNVDNAPFTGHAASVEDLQWSPTEPHVFASSSVDGNIAIWDIRLGKSPAASFKAHNADVNVISWNRLASCMLASGSDDGTISIRDLRLLKEGDSLVAHFEYHKHPITSIEWSPHEASSLAVSSADNQLTIWDLSLEKDEEEEAEFKAKTKEQVNAPEDLPPQLLFIHQGQKDLKELHWHAQIPGMIVSTAADGFNILMPSNIQTTLPSNG from the exons ATGACTCGCGGAATAAAACATCGGAAGAAAGCCAAGAGCAAAAACAAG GGCTCTAAGAAAGAGAGTGGGTCTTCTTCATCTTTGGTGCCACAAATTCCAGCGAAGGTGTGGCAACCGGGGGTGGATAAGTTAGAGGAAGGTGAAGAGCTTCAGTGTGACCCTTCTGCTTACAATTCGCTTCATGCCTTTCACATTGGATGGCCCTGTTTGAG CTTTGATATTCTACATGACTCTCTGGGCTTGGTTCGAACAGAATTTCCACATACGGTATATTTCATGGCAGGGACTCAG GCAGAGAAACCTTCTTGGAATTCTATTGGAAtttttaaagtatcaaatattTCTGGAAAGAGACGGGAACCGGTACCTAAAGTTGAAACCGATGACTCTGAAATGGATGAGGATAGTGATAGTGATGCTGATAGGGAGGATGAAGATGAAGGTGTTGTTCAGGGTCCCAGTTTGCAG TTACGAAAGGTTGCACACCAAGGATGTATCAACCGTATACGCTCCATGCCACAAAATCCCCATATATGTGCAGCTTGGGCTGATACCGGTCATGTACAG GTCTGGGACCTAGGCTCTCATCTCAATGCTCTAGCTGAGACCGAAACAGAAGGTGTCCAAGGAGTTGCAGCAGTTTTTAATCAGGACCCATTGCATAAATTTAAACACAAAGACGAAGGTTATGCTATAGACTGGAGTCCTCTTGTTTCTGGAAGGCTTGTATCTG GGGATTGTGATAATAGCATTTATCTGTGGGAGCCTACATCTGCTGGAACATGGAATGTTGATAATGCTCCATTTACTGGACATGCTGCTAGTGTCGAAGATCTGCAA TGGAGCCCTACAGAACCTCACGTTTTTGCTTCTAGTTCTGTGGATGGAAATATTGCTATATGGGATATCCGTTTGGGGAAGTCACCCGCCGCATCTTTTAAAGCACATAATGCTGATGTGAATGTCATATCATGGAACAG GTTGGCTAGTTGTATGTTGGCCTCGGGAAGTGATGATGGGACTATTTCTATTCGTGATCTCAGACTGCTCAAG GAAGGAGATTCTTTGGTAGCACATTTTGAATACCACAAGCACCCAATCACATCCATTGAGTGGAGTCCACATGAAGCCTCTTCATTGGCCGTTTCATCTGCTGATAATCAACTTAC AATATGGGACCTTTCATTAGAAAAGGATGAAGAAGAGGAGGCTGAATTTAAAGCTAAAACCAAAGAACAAGTTAATGCTCCTGAAGATCTGCCTCCCCAACTATTATTTATTCACCAG GGACAGAAAGACCTGAAGGAATTACATTGGCACGCACAGATTCCTGGAATGATTGTTTCTACTGCAGCAGATGGATTCAACATACTTATGCCTTCAAATATTCAGACCACACTGCCATCAAATGGATAA
- the LOC114169700 gene encoding protein EMSY-LIKE 4-like isoform X2: MYGEIDMETQIHQLEQEAYSSVLRAFKAQADAITWEKESLITELRKELRLSNEEHRELLGRVNADDVIRRIREWRQTGGHQPGVLNTGQGLHDSVPSPTVSASRKKQKITPSVPSRSFAGPSPPFHPQTVSAPHQPSSSAAKRGSVPGSKGKKHKPGQILPGVSSMKQYPSTGPGGRTQVPNRAVTGEHAEGASFDSLVGRRVRTRWPDDNNFYEAVITNYNPADGRHNLVYDMGSANETWEWVNLSEISPEDIQWVGEDPGINHRGGFGGSGHGMNRSVGRDGVPGGGRGRGATKGQSRKDFLSSQNGIGKKAPDDIQILHTDTLIKEVERVFSANHPDPLEIEKAKKVLKDHEQALIDAIARLNDLSDGESDGAGHHFSHAQSMDRE; the protein is encoded by the exons ATGTATGGGGAAATTGATATGGAGACCCAAATTCATCAGCTTGAGCAAGAGGCTTACAGTTCAGTTTTAAGAGCTTTTAAAGCTCAAGCTGATGCCATCACTTGG GAGAAAGAAAGTTTGATTACAGAGCTGAGAAAAGAGCTGAGATTGTCGAATGAGGAGCACAGAGAACTTCTTGGGCGAGTTAATGCAGATGATGTGATCCGGAGGATAAG GGAGTGGAGACAGACGGGAGGCCATCAGCCTGGTGTACTTAATACTGGTCAAGGTCTTCATGACTCGGTTCCCAGTCCCACAGTCTCTGCTTCTCGCAAGAAGCAGAAGATTACACCATCCGTACCATCACGATCTTTTGCCGGGCCTTCTCCCCCGTTTCACCCCCAAACAGTGAGTGCACCCCACCAACCATCTTCTTCTGCAGCAAAACGAGGATCTGTTCCTGGATCAAAGGGAAAAAAACACAAACCA GGTCAAATATTACCTGGAGTCTCTTCGATGAAGCAGTACCCTTCCACTGGACCAGGTGGAAGGACTCAAGTGCCAAATAGAGCTGTCACGGGTGAGCATGCAGAAGGAGCATCATTTGACTCTTTGGTTGGTAGGAGAGTGCGGACAAGATGGCCTGATGATAATAACTTTTATGAAGCTGTTATCACAAACTACAATCCGGCTGAT GGACGCCATAATCTTGTCTATGACATGGGGAGCGCAAATGAAACATGGGAATGGGTTAATCTTTCAGAG ATATCTCCTGAAGATATTCAGTGGGTTGGTGAGGATCCAGGAATCAATCATCGTGGGGGTTTTGGGGGCTCTGGTCATGGGATGAATAGGTCAGTTGGACGGGATGGTGTTCCTGGAGGTGGAAGAGGTAGGGGAGCTACAAAGGGGCAATCCAGAAAAGATTTTTTGTCATCACAAAATGGCATAGGAAAGAAGGCGCCTGATGATATACAAATACTTCACACAGACACACTAATCAAGGAG GTGGAGAGGGTATTCAGTGCAAATCATCCTGATCCCCTTGAAATTGAGAAAGCAAAGAAGGTATTGAAG GATCATGAGCAGGCTCTTATTGATGCAATTGCAAGACTTAATGATCTTTCTGATGGTGAAAGTG ATGGGGCTGGACACCATTTCTCACATGCTCAATCAATGGATCGAGAGTGA
- the LOC114169700 gene encoding protein EMSY-LIKE 3-like isoform X1, with protein sequence MDYEPYDSSGTDDDLPPTHQNRISRGGGGGGGGGGRLAGNGRSAVGSIPYPRMYGEIDMETQIHQLEQEAYSSVLRAFKAQADAITWEKESLITELRKELRLSNEEHRELLGRVNADDVIRRIREWRQTGGHQPGVLNTGQGLHDSVPSPTVSASRKKQKITPSVPSRSFAGPSPPFHPQTVSAPHQPSSSAAKRGSVPGSKGKKHKPGQILPGVSSMKQYPSTGPGGRTQVPNRAVTGEHAEGASFDSLVGRRVRTRWPDDNNFYEAVITNYNPADGRHNLVYDMGSANETWEWVNLSEISPEDIQWVGEDPGINHRGGFGGSGHGMNRSVGRDGVPGGGRGRGATKGQSRKDFLSSQNGIGKKAPDDIQILHTDTLIKEVERVFSANHPDPLEIEKAKKVLKDHEQALIDAIARLNDLSDGESDGAGHHFSHAQSMDRE encoded by the exons ATGGACTACGAACCCTACGACAGTAGCG GAACTGATGATGATCTTCCACCAACACATCAAAATAGAATTTCCAGgggaggaggtggaggaggaggaggtgggGGACGTCTTGCCGGGAATGGAAGATCTGCTGTTGGTTCAATTCCGTACCCTAGGATGTATGGGGAAATTGATATGGAGACCCAAATTCATCAGCTTGAGCAAGAGGCTTACAGTTCAGTTTTAAGAGCTTTTAAAGCTCAAGCTGATGCCATCACTTGG GAGAAAGAAAGTTTGATTACAGAGCTGAGAAAAGAGCTGAGATTGTCGAATGAGGAGCACAGAGAACTTCTTGGGCGAGTTAATGCAGATGATGTGATCCGGAGGATAAG GGAGTGGAGACAGACGGGAGGCCATCAGCCTGGTGTACTTAATACTGGTCAAGGTCTTCATGACTCGGTTCCCAGTCCCACAGTCTCTGCTTCTCGCAAGAAGCAGAAGATTACACCATCCGTACCATCACGATCTTTTGCCGGGCCTTCTCCCCCGTTTCACCCCCAAACAGTGAGTGCACCCCACCAACCATCTTCTTCTGCAGCAAAACGAGGATCTGTTCCTGGATCAAAGGGAAAAAAACACAAACCA GGTCAAATATTACCTGGAGTCTCTTCGATGAAGCAGTACCCTTCCACTGGACCAGGTGGAAGGACTCAAGTGCCAAATAGAGCTGTCACGGGTGAGCATGCAGAAGGAGCATCATTTGACTCTTTGGTTGGTAGGAGAGTGCGGACAAGATGGCCTGATGATAATAACTTTTATGAAGCTGTTATCACAAACTACAATCCGGCTGAT GGACGCCATAATCTTGTCTATGACATGGGGAGCGCAAATGAAACATGGGAATGGGTTAATCTTTCAGAG ATATCTCCTGAAGATATTCAGTGGGTTGGTGAGGATCCAGGAATCAATCATCGTGGGGGTTTTGGGGGCTCTGGTCATGGGATGAATAGGTCAGTTGGACGGGATGGTGTTCCTGGAGGTGGAAGAGGTAGGGGAGCTACAAAGGGGCAATCCAGAAAAGATTTTTTGTCATCACAAAATGGCATAGGAAAGAAGGCGCCTGATGATATACAAATACTTCACACAGACACACTAATCAAGGAG GTGGAGAGGGTATTCAGTGCAAATCATCCTGATCCCCTTGAAATTGAGAAAGCAAAGAAGGTATTGAAG GATCATGAGCAGGCTCTTATTGATGCAATTGCAAGACTTAATGATCTTTCTGATGGTGAAAGTG ATGGGGCTGGACACCATTTCTCACATGCTCAATCAATGGATCGAGAGTGA